Within the Saccharopolyspora gloriosae genome, the region GGCCGGGAGTCACCCGTGGACGACACTGCCGACTCCGCGCCAGGGCCGCTCGAAGCCGACCGCGCGTGCGCGGCCTCGAGGGAACGGCCCGGGTCGGACTCCGGACGTGCTACCTGATCCGAGTCGCCCACCGCCGGATCCCGGCGATCTCGACCTGATTCGGTCGAGGTCGCGCGGACCTCCGGGCGTGCAGAACCATGCGCGGCGCCCCGGACCTCGGTCCGATTCGCCGCGCTCGGTGTCAGCAGGTGCACCACCAGCCGGGCACGCCCCGCGCGGCGGCCACGACGGACCGCCAGGCGAAACTCCTGGCTAGTGGTCAGCCGGGCGGCCGCGGGTAGCACTGACCGGTAATCAGGCGGTCAGCGAGCTGCGGCCCCTGCGGCGACGCGCGGACACGATGGCGCGACCGGCGCGGGTACGCATGCGAAGCCGGAACCCGTGCTTGCGGGAACGGCGACGGTTGTTCGGCTGGAAGGTGCGCTTGCCCTTGCTCACGGTGGATCTCCCCGTTACTTCAGGCCCGTTGGAACAGGCACGTGCTCGGCCCGATGGCTCGGTCAAGATGTCCCCGCCCGCCGTAGCGGCCATCGTGTCGAGCTCACCCCCCGCTGAAACGAGGGGAGTCTGCACGCGGTGACACCGGGTGGTGACTCGCGCACTGCGCCGGGACATCTGACGAAATCCAAGCGCGGCGACATTCCCGCTCGTGCGGCGGGGGACTGTTCGAGGTTACGCCGCCTGCTGCGATACCCGGTCACCGGGGTGCTCGGGCGGCTCCGGAGGCGGCTTCCGGAGGCTGCGACCACCCGCCTTGTGAGGTGATCTCGGCCTTGTTAGGTTGTCCCTCCTGCGATGCGCGCCCGGCGGTGTGGGAGCTGCCGGCACCGAGCGTCACCTGGATCGCAGACGCAGCGAGGCCCCAGGGGGGACGTCCGAGGGTCGCTGCCGTACCTTCATGCACAGTTGTGGATAACTCTGTGGATACCTGTCCCGGGCGTCCGCGGAGCGATTTCATCATCACCCCGCGCCAGCAGCGCCGCACTGGCAACAGGTGTGGGAGTAACGGTGCGGGTCACGTGCCGGCGAGGGGAGCGCAGGG harbors:
- the rnpA gene encoding ribonuclease P protein component, with the translated sequence MLPAAARLTTSQEFRLAVRRGRRAGRARLVVHLLTPSAANRTEVRGAAHGSARPEVRATSTESGRDRRDPAVGDSDQVARPESDPGRSLEAAHARSASSGPGAESAVSSTGDSRPHSDIEPTRDTGEPARVGFVVSKAVGNAVLRHRVTRRLRHLMRDRLPLLPAGTLVVVRALPPAANAPSRELGSDLDAALRKLRVVQPGGPVAGSR
- the rpmH gene encoding 50S ribosomal protein L34, with protein sequence MSKGKRTFQPNNRRRSRKHGFRLRMRTRAGRAIVSARRRRGRSSLTA